Proteins from a single region of Rhodovibrio salinarum DSM 9154:
- the queF gene encoding preQ(1) synthase — MTEERYQGLSTLGHDRAIPRSPEEAELEVVDDPHPDELYLVRFTAPEFTSICPVTGQPDFAHLVIDYAPDQKLVESKSLKLFLTSFRNHGAFHEDCTLAIAKRIKAAIQPRWLRIAGYWYPRGGIPIDVFYQTDTPPGGLWLPDTGVAPYRGRG, encoded by the coding sequence ATGACGGAAGAACGCTATCAGGGACTGAGCACACTCGGCCACGATCGGGCGATCCCGCGTTCGCCAGAGGAAGCTGAACTGGAAGTGGTCGACGATCCGCATCCGGACGAACTGTACCTGGTGCGCTTCACCGCGCCGGAGTTCACCTCGATCTGCCCGGTTACCGGCCAGCCGGATTTCGCGCATCTCGTGATCGACTACGCGCCAGACCAGAAGCTCGTGGAGAGCAAGTCACTGAAGCTGTTCCTGACAAGCTTCCGCAACCACGGTGCGTTCCACGAGGACTGTACACTCGCGATCGCCAAGCGAATCAAGGCCGCGATCCAGCCCCGCTGGCTGCGCATCGCCGGTTATTGGTACCCGCGCGGCGGCATTCCGATCGACGTCTTCTACCAGACCGACACGCCGCCTGGGGGCCTCTGGCTGCCGGATACCGGCGTCGCACCCTATCGCGGCCGGGGGTGA